The sequence below is a genomic window from Legionellales bacterium.
TGGAACGGGTAAAATCATCGTAAGTAACATAACAATAATCAGCAAGGGCGTTCCTAAGTTTCCCTGCGCAATTACTTTAAATTTATCGATTATCCCTTCTTCCATAATTTCCCTACGTTATTCGCGTTGCAATTCTTGCGGAATTTTTAACTCACTGGCTTTGGGCGCCTGGGGTTTTGCACTAAAACCCGCCACATAATGTTTCAACTGATAAACATAAGCCAAAACTTTGGCGACTGCTAAATATAACCCTTGAGGAATTTCTGCGTCTAGATCCGTACTATAATAAATCGCCCGCGCCAGCGGTGGAATACTAACAATGGTAATTTTATGTTCTTTGGCAACTTCCTTAATTTTCTCTGCTAGAAAATCAACCCCTTTTGCCACCACTTTAGGTGCACCTTCTTTATCTTGATCATACATTAATGCAACGGCATAGTGGTTAGGGTTGGTGATGACGACATTAGCTTTGGGCAGCGCTTGCATCATCCGTTTTTCGGACATGCGTTGTTGGGTTTCGCGAATTTTTTGTTTAAGCTGAGGATTACCTTCAGTTTCTTTCGATTCATCTTTTAATTCTTTTATCGACATTTTTGACTTACGCAAATATTCCCAAATTTGATAAGGCACATCAAATAACACAATAATCACTAAAGTTGCAGAAATTAATATAAACCCTTGAAATAATAATTCCATTCCTTGAGTAATACCCTGCTCAACAGGTAATTTATCGAGATTAATCATTGAATGAAAATAAATATAGAGAACTAAAATTCCTCCTCCTGCAATCACTATAAATTTTGCAATGGATTTTAATAGCTCAACCAAACTTCTTAATGAAAATATTCGGCCTATGCCTTTGATAGGATCTAAGCGTTCGCCTTTAAATGCTAGAGATTTAGCACTAAATACCCAGCCTCCTAATAATGCAGGTGAAAAAATAACAATAACAAATAAAATAGCAAAAAAGGGTAATAAGCTCATACCTAAAATATAAAGACAACTAGCAAACCGTGTTAACATGATGCTCGGATCGAACATTTCTTGCGGCGTTAAATCAAATGTTTTTACCGCGACTTCTTGGAAAGCTGAATAAAAATTATTACTCACTAACCATAAACAAGCAGCGCCTACGAATAGCACAATGATGCGATTTAAATCGCGCGATCGCGGCACCTCACCTTTTTCGCGCAACTCTTGTTTGCGCTTGGGTGTCGCCTCCTGTGTTTTTTCTTCGCTATCGTCACTCTCTGCCATGGATTTACCTATGTAAAAGGATGTTAACGGTAGTAAAACTTTCTTGAATTAATTCTTGTGAATGATCCATTACACCACTAAAGCTAACATAAATAATAAATAAGCCCATGATAAGCGTAATGGGAAAACCAATATTGAAAATATTTAATTGTGGCGCAGTACTGGTCATCACCGCAAAAGCAAAATTAACCACTAAAATCGAAATAATTGCTGGTAAAGAAATGGAAACAGCACTGGCATATAGAATTTTGGTAAAGTTTATCAGAGTTTCAAATTGCAACGCCGATAAACCACTATTGGTTAAGGGGATGGTATGAAAACTACTGGCAAGCAGTTTAATAATCATCAAATGACCATTTAAGGCAATAAATATTAAAGTAGTGGCAAGAATGTAAATTTGACTGACCATGGGTACCGAAATATCGCTTAATGGATTGATGATGGTGGCAAAGCCTAACCCCGTTTGATACGCAATAATTTGCCCACTTAAAATTAAAATTTCAAACACTACTCGCAAGGTAAAACCCACGGCTAATCCTAAAATAATTTGTTCGCTAATTAAAATAAATCCGTCAATTGAGGCTAAATTGAGATCTTGAATAGGAGGAATAAATGGCAAAATGACAACAGTAATCAAGAGGGATAATAATGCGCGAATGCGCGCAGGAATGGCAGTATTGGAGAAAAAAGGCGACGCAAAAATAAAACTGCTCACCCGCACCAACGCTAAAAAGAAGGTGGGTAGTAAGGTTAACATTAAAATTAAATATTCTTGCATGCCTCACCTAATCATATAGGGAATATCTGAAATGAGGGTTTCAATATATTCACTTAAATAATGCACTAACCACGGGGCTAAGAAGGCTATGACCATAATGGTGATGACCAGTTTTGGCAAAAAGCTTAAGGTCATTTCGTTAATCTGTGTCGCTGCTTGAAAAATGGCGACAATTAAACCCACAATCAGCCCGGGGATAACAATAATACTGACTCCCATGACCACCAAATACAACATTTGTCGGAAGACATCAATAATTACACCTGAATCCATTTTATCTATCCTTGTGGTTGCGTCGACTGGCTGAGTATAATTCATCTGCAA
It includes:
- the flhB gene encoding flagellar biosynthesis protein FlhB is translated as MAESDDSEEKTQEATPKRKQELREKGEVPRSRDLNRIIVLFVGAACLWLVSNNFYSAFQEVAVKTFDLTPQEMFDPSIMLTRFASCLYILGMSLLPFFAILFVIVIFSPALLGGWVFSAKSLAFKGERLDPIKGIGRIFSLRSLVELLKSIAKFIVIAGGGILVLYIYFHSMINLDKLPVEQGITQGMELLFQGFILISATLVIIVLFDVPYQIWEYLRKSKMSIKELKDESKETEGNPQLKQKIRETQQRMSEKRMMQALPKANVVITNPNHYAVALMYDQDKEGAPKVVAKGVDFLAEKIKEVAKEHKITIVSIPPLARAIYYSTDLDAEIPQGLYLAVAKVLAYVYQLKHYVAGFSAKPQAPKASELKIPQELQRE
- the fliR gene encoding flagellar biosynthetic protein FliR, whose amino-acid sequence is MQEYLILMLTLLPTFFLALVRVSSFIFASPFFSNTAIPARIRALLSLLITVVILPFIPPIQDLNLASIDGFILISEQIILGLAVGFTLRVVFEILILSGQIIAYQTGLGFATIINPLSDISVPMVSQIYILATTLIFIALNGHLMIIKLLASSFHTIPLTNSGLSALQFETLINFTKILYASAVSISLPAIISILVVNFAFAVMTSTAPQLNIFNIGFPITLIMGLFIIYVSFSGVMDHSQELIQESFTTVNILLHR
- the fliQ gene encoding flagellar biosynthesis protein FliQ, which gives rise to MDSGVIIDVFRQMLYLVVMGVSIIVIPGLIVGLIVAIFQAATQINEMTLSFLPKLVITIMVIAFLAPWLVHYLSEYIETLISDIPYMIR